In the Candidatus Electrothrix sp. GW3-4 genome, one interval contains:
- a CDS encoding calcium-binding protein: MVVDAYDREERAMGWFYYLAEQCDFPFRARCIAERSISPLLVDEEVKVIGEAPARECEKELFVKIQWKERQLAVPLSQLVAIDADSATEQVVEDGSTGFSEAMSIKTIPARKTGTTRKEN, encoded by the coding sequence GTGGTGGTTGATGCCTATGACCGTGAGGAAAGGGCAATGGGCTGGTTTTATTACCTTGCCGAACAATGCGACTTTCCCTTTCGGGCAAGATGTATCGCAGAACGATCGATCTCACCCCTACTTGTAGATGAGGAGGTGAAAGTCATCGGCGAGGCACCGGCCCGGGAATGCGAAAAAGAGCTGTTTGTGAAAATACAATGGAAGGAGCGCCAGCTGGCTGTTCCTTTATCCCAGCTAGTTGCTATTGATGCGGACAGTGCAACCGAGCAGGTTGTCGAGGACGGCAGTACTGGGTTCAGCGAGGCTATGAGTATTAAAACCATCCCGGCCCGGAAGACCGGGACAACAAGAAAAGAAAACTGA
- a CDS encoding transposase: MHLSREELLKIDKQFIDSLPGKSAKELCLLALDDLKELHERLGQNSENSSMPPSSNFPWARFDADAQADEEEPDEEQVEATHIELDDSDEESVEHDEDADKSDQQDSPKNIDDRPKGNKPGKQPGTTGHGRTQKLPVHDTIIHKADTCLACNLELDETCDFIARTGHYVVDIEVGDATGPGIEVINTKHIYGDTTCGGCGHVNRLMPHRLEKNEDWGVEISQWHMVGPKLTALIVCLSKRMRLSRRRIREFLQDWLRLDLGIGTINQCIHEAGRAVSPLSDEFLEEVRESLILFVDETSWKEWAEKRWLWVFTSLKVTFYIIGLRSQKVLDYVLGQTFRGCWQNRMKRQFISVCIAA; the protein is encoded by the coding sequence ATGCATCTATCCAGAGAAGAGTTGCTAAAAATAGATAAGCAGTTTATTGACTCCTTGCCCGGTAAGAGTGCAAAGGAGCTGTGCCTGCTCGCACTTGATGACCTCAAAGAACTTCACGAACGGCTGGGTCAAAATTCCGAAAACAGCTCCATGCCTCCCAGCTCAAATTTCCCCTGGGCCCGGTTTGATGCCGACGCTCAAGCCGACGAGGAGGAACCGGATGAAGAGCAAGTCGAAGCCACGCACATAGAACTCGACGATTCTGACGAGGAGTCCGTCGAGCATGATGAAGATGCGGACAAGTCCGACCAGCAGGATTCCCCCAAAAATATTGATGATCGCCCCAAGGGCAACAAACCCGGCAAGCAACCCGGCACCACCGGGCATGGTCGAACGCAAAAACTTCCCGTACACGACACCATCATTCACAAAGCAGACACCTGCTTGGCTTGTAACCTTGAGCTGGACGAAACATGCGACTTCATCGCTCGCACCGGTCATTATGTCGTTGATATTGAGGTGGGCGATGCCACCGGCCCGGGAATAGAGGTGATCAACACCAAGCATATCTACGGAGACACGACGTGCGGCGGCTGTGGTCATGTCAATCGGCTTATGCCCCATCGTCTCGAAAAAAACGAAGACTGGGGGGTTGAAATAAGCCAATGGCACATGGTCGGCCCAAAATTGACCGCTCTGATCGTGTGCCTCTCCAAGCGCATGCGCCTTTCTCGCCGCCGCATCCGGGAATTTCTGCAAGATTGGCTGCGATTGGATTTGGGCATCGGCACGATCAATCAATGTATCCATGAAGCTGGCCGCGCCGTTTCTCCCCTTAGCGATGAGTTTCTTGAGGAGGTGCGTGAATCACTGATCCTGTTCGTGGATGAGACATCCTGGAAGGAGTGGGCCGAAAAACGATGGTTATGGGTCTTTACCTCGCTGAAAGTCACCTTTTACATCATTGGCCTTCGCAGCCAAAAAGTACTTGATTATGTGCTCGGCCAGACATTCAGGGGTTGCTGGCAGAACAGAATGAAACGCCAGTTTATATCCGTTTGCATCGCAGCCTGA
- a CDS encoding RHS repeat-associated core domain-containing protein, producing MTNPPPPTYRLAQVTDPEGHAVSYAYDADGNRISRTSALGISTRFAYDALDRRIAVIRNADSGLSADHQTNVRTEYGYDLAGNLIRLTNPLGYQAEFSYDAAHRRTEAVDFEGGSTLYSYDKVDNLLSITDAEGNPTLYQYDDLNRRISSTNAEDETTGFVYDLMGNRITLIEADETLTRYEHDGVYRLHRVTENYRPDEAPGNDVNKLTRYSYDARGLLTEIINANEAATAFAYNGVGNLIEEINPLGRTWTYSYDGMGNRISRRDGKGALTAYSFYPDDLLQSIAYSDGTAVSYAYDADNRRIQMQDWLGQTSWDYDPLARVTGTVDPLGSVLAASYDAAGNRTSLTYPDSSVAEYAYSPNNWMQQIIAGDTGTRHAVSQQTQYSRNRVGRVTGIINSNATRTDIAYDRVYRTLRRETVNRKETIAAFEYAYNPVGHVTEAVKEYGWRNPTQQRESYSYDGLHRLAGVVINPLKNNGDPVQMGYAYDPVGNRLSWSSEDDLATNQPWDGFTITSAYNAANQLLRAETDSLTPNPNRSPVQEFRYDGNGNRIRVQADDGHGPVIGTDYSYDPENRLIQALDYQLTGSDAGNRIDRAVTALEYDGGGRRLVKHYDPKANQSLGSTTGGKKGGKKNSTGAGTQGVDKRTEYVFDGLDPVAEYDTLNGQYENYYRGTDRQISMAQHFNSGATGQLRWYHYNHKGDVAGLTKQNGNAVHTYRYDPYGGVIPANGNFTDPHNHYTLTGKEFDEHTGLVWFGARHYDPETGVWMGQDTYRGRLNDPASLHRFMYVDDNPVTFWDWYGYATKGEIERVKSVIDDAAKTYGVPVEAIAILLDVENPSDNNFNRQVKQLGAFALNPLGLGKVANRVGNSFGMNLMKDHCRYGCPQGVGNISPDVAQEISDYFDKNYPSTKMSCMAHVNSFTRNIKLTNDYYNVYIVAASIRRGMEELKRLGVVNNVDNEELTKKELSLIIQYHNYPASSVSGICSTVYCNRIVELLNKYNKGETGLQFIDN from the coding sequence TTGACTAACCCTCCACCCCCCACCTACCGGCTGGCCCAGGTCACTGACCCGGAAGGCCATGCGGTCAGCTATGCTTATGATGCTGACGGCAACCGCATCAGCAGAACCTCGGCCCTTGGGATCAGCACCCGTTTTGCCTACGATGCCCTGGATCGCCGCATTGCCGTGATCCGTAATGCAGACTCGGGCCTGTCCGCAGATCATCAGACCAATGTCCGCACCGAGTACGGCTATGATCTGGCAGGCAACCTGATCCGCCTGACCAATCCCCTGGGCTATCAGGCCGAGTTCAGCTATGATGCAGCCCATCGTCGGACAGAGGCGGTTGATTTTGAAGGCGGCAGCACCCTGTACAGCTACGATAAGGTGGACAACCTCCTCAGTATCACGGACGCTGAGGGCAATCCCACCCTGTACCAGTACGACGACCTGAACCGACGCATCAGCAGCACCAATGCCGAGGACGAGACCACCGGCTTTGTCTACGATTTGATGGGCAACCGGATTACCCTGATTGAAGCGGATGAAACCCTGACCCGGTACGAACACGACGGGGTCTATCGCCTGCACCGGGTCACGGAGAACTACCGACCGGACGAGGCTCCTGGCAATGATGTCAACAAGCTCACCCGATACAGCTACGATGCCCGTGGTCTGCTCACTGAGATCATCAATGCCAACGAGGCAGCCACCGCCTTTGCTTACAACGGGGTGGGCAATCTGATTGAAGAGATCAACCCGTTGGGCAGGACCTGGACCTACAGCTATGATGGCATGGGCAACCGGATCAGTCGCAGGGACGGCAAGGGTGCGCTGACTGCGTACAGCTTTTATCCCGATGACCTGCTGCAAAGCATCGCCTACAGCGACGGCACCGCAGTCAGCTATGCCTATGATGCGGACAACCGCCGCATCCAGATGCAGGATTGGTTGGGACAGACCAGCTGGGACTACGATCCCTTGGCACGGGTCACCGGAACTGTTGACCCGCTGGGTTCTGTACTGGCGGCCAGCTATGATGCGGCAGGCAATCGTACCTCCCTGACCTACCCGGACAGCAGCGTGGCCGAGTATGCCTACAGCCCTAATAACTGGATGCAGCAGATCATTGCAGGGGATACAGGGACACGGCATGCCGTATCCCAACAAACCCAATACAGCCGCAACCGGGTTGGACGGGTGACCGGGATCATCAATTCCAATGCAACCCGGACCGATATTGCATACGACCGGGTCTATCGCACCCTGCGGCGGGAGACCGTGAATCGCAAGGAAACAATTGCCGCCTTTGAATACGCCTACAATCCGGTGGGCCATGTCACCGAGGCCGTGAAGGAGTACGGCTGGCGCAATCCCACCCAACAACGGGAGAGCTACTCCTACGACGGCCTGCACCGACTGGCCGGGGTGGTGATCAACCCGCTGAAGAACAACGGCGATCCTGTGCAGATGGGCTATGCCTATGATCCGGTGGGCAACCGGCTCTCCTGGTCAAGCGAGGACGACCTGGCTACCAACCAGCCCTGGGACGGTTTCACCATCACCTCCGCCTATAACGCGGCCAACCAGCTGCTCCGGGCCGAGACCGACTCCCTGACCCCGAACCCCAACCGCAGTCCAGTGCAGGAGTTCCGCTATGACGGCAACGGCAACCGTATCCGTGTGCAGGCCGACGACGGCCACGGCCCGGTCATCGGCACCGACTACAGCTATGACCCGGAGAACCGGCTGATCCAGGCCCTGGATTACCAACTCACCGGCTCTGATGCCGGGAACCGTATCGACCGGGCAGTCACGGCCCTGGAATACGACGGCGGCGGGCGCAGGTTGGTCAAGCATTACGATCCCAAGGCCAATCAGAGCCTCGGCAGCACAACAGGCGGGAAAAAGGGCGGCAAGAAGAACAGTACAGGCGCGGGCACCCAGGGCGTGGACAAGCGCACCGAGTACGTGTTCGACGGCCTGGACCCGGTGGCTGAGTACGACACCCTGAACGGCCAATACGAGAATTACTACCGGGGCACGGATCGGCAGATCAGCATGGCCCAGCACTTCAACTCCGGCGCAACCGGTCAGCTCCGCTGGTACCACTACAACCATAAGGGCGACGTGGCCGGACTGACCAAGCAGAACGGCAATGCCGTGCATACCTACCGCTATGATCCCTACGGCGGGGTGATCCCGGCCAACGGCAACTTCACGGACCCGCATAACCACTACACCCTGACCGGCAAGGAGTTTGATGAACACACCGGACTGGTCTGGTTCGGGGCGCGGCATTATGATCCCGAGACCGGGGTGTGGATGGGGCAGGATACGTATCGGGGGCGGTTAAACGATCCGGCGAGTCTGCATCGGTTTATGTATGTTGATGATAATCCGGTTACGTTTTGGGATTGGTATGGGTACGCAACAAAGGGGGAAATTGAAAGAGTCAAATCAGTTATAGATGATGCTGCGAAAACATACGGTGTTCCTGTTGAGGCTATTGCAATTTTGCTTGATGTTGAGAATCCATCTGATAATAATTTTAATCGTCAAGTAAAACAACTAGGTGCTTTTGCTCTAAATCCTCTGGGGCTCGGAAAAGTAGCAAATCGTGTAGGAAACTCTTTCGGAATGAATTTGATGAAAGATCATTGTAGATACGGATGCCCTCAAGGAGTAGGAAATATCTCCCCAGACGTTGCACAAGAAATTAGTGATTATTTTGACAAAAACTATCCAAGCACAAAAATGTCTTGTATGGCCCATGTTAATTCTTTCACAAGAAATATAAAGCTAACAAATGATTATTATAATGTTTATATTGTTGCAGCAAGTATTAGGCGTGGCATGGAAGAATTAAAGAGGCTAGGAGTGGTCAATAATGTTGATAATGAAGAATTAACAAAGAAAGAGTTATCATTAATTATTCAATATCATAATTATCCAGCATCAAGTGTATCTGGAATCTGTAGCACGGTGTACTGCAATAGGATTGTTGAGTTATTAAATAAATACAATAAAGGAGAAACTGGTCTCCAGTTTATAGATAATTAA
- a CDS encoding transposase translates to MVQTIWDEIPDHYPGVDIDAFVAMPNHIHGIVVLTNPVVGADPCVRPDPCVRPYIPPSRQNHQGQARGPAPTEPLSLPDVVQRYKSLTTNRYIDGVKQHGWPPFPGKLWQPNYWEHIIRNENELHRIREYIRTNPARWQEDALHPDQPPFPGETRESSPPYDSYGHEVWMV, encoded by the coding sequence ATGGTTCAGACAATATGGGATGAAATCCCGGATCATTATCCTGGTGTCGATATTGATGCCTTTGTGGCCATGCCGAATCATATCCACGGGATTGTGGTATTGACCAATCCTGTCGTAGGGGCGGACCCCTGTGTCCGCCCGGATCCCTGTGTTCGACCGTATATTCCGCCATCGCGGCAGAACCACCAAGGGCAGGCACGGGGGCCTGCCCCTACGGAACCGTTATCATTACCGGATGTGGTCCAACGATATAAATCCCTGACCACCAACCGGTATATTGACGGGGTGAAACAACACGGTTGGCCGCCGTTTCCCGGCAAATTATGGCAACCCAATTATTGGGAACACATCATCCGTAACGAAAACGAATTGCACCGCATCCGCGAATACATCCGCACCAACCCGGCCCGTTGGCAGGAGGACGCATTGCATCCCGATCAGCCCCCATTCCCCGGTGAAACCCGTGAATCATCACCGCCTTATGATTCTTATGGTCATGAGGTATGGATGGTGTGA